A portion of the Corynebacterium heidelbergense genome contains these proteins:
- a CDS encoding glutamate ABC transporter substrate-binding protein yields the protein MSRHRHPLSRRSTLAAVAAVCLACSGCVAAEPTLPSWPTPLKNPGSDLPAGSKLAKPYPAGLPPISAREPLGALRPDDRPVGSRVPQIIERGRLIVGVAQSLNRLGFRDPITGELAGFEVDLAREVARDIFNDPTKIEFRYVESRQREEALRNGDVDIVVRTMSITRDRQKTVEFSLPYLQVHPRLLVLRGSGISSIADLENSTVCVTQDSTSAQTVQNLKVAWLLQTLTWSECLMAMQRHQVDAIYSDDAILSGLQAQDPNTELVGDSADSGYYAVATAPPGAPRDTAGLAMQVNATIERIRADGTWDRLYRQWMQQYLGSPGALPMRYRTDQQSAELLEERKAGEQ from the coding sequence ATGAGCCGCCACCGCCACCCGCTGTCCCGACGCAGCACTCTGGCTGCGGTGGCCGCCGTGTGCCTGGCCTGCTCCGGGTGCGTCGCCGCCGAACCGACGCTGCCCTCGTGGCCCACGCCCTTGAAGAACCCCGGCTCGGACCTTCCGGCAGGCTCCAAGTTGGCCAAGCCCTATCCTGCGGGCCTACCACCGATCTCCGCGAGAGAGCCGCTGGGGGCCCTGCGCCCAGACGATCGGCCCGTGGGTTCCCGGGTACCGCAGATCATCGAACGGGGCCGGCTCATCGTGGGGGTGGCGCAATCCCTGAACCGGCTGGGCTTCCGGGATCCGATTACCGGCGAGCTGGCGGGCTTCGAGGTGGACCTAGCCCGGGAGGTAGCCCGGGATATCTTCAACGATCCAACAAAAATCGAATTTCGCTACGTAGAGTCCCGCCAGCGGGAGGAGGCCCTGCGCAACGGGGATGTGGACATCGTCGTGCGCACGATGTCCATCACCCGCGATCGGCAGAAGACGGTGGAATTCTCCCTCCCTTACCTGCAGGTACACCCCCGCCTGCTGGTCCTGCGGGGTTCCGGTATCAGCTCCATTGCGGACTTGGAGAACTCCACAGTGTGCGTCACACAGGATTCCACCTCCGCGCAGACGGTGCAGAACCTCAAAGTCGCCTGGTTGCTGCAGACCTTGACGTGGTCCGAATGCCTCATGGCAATGCAGCGCCACCAGGTGGACGCGATCTACTCCGACGATGCCATTCTCTCCGGGCTGCAGGCCCAAGATCCGAACACGGAGTTAGTGGGCGATAGCGCGGATTCCGGGTACTACGCGGTGGCTACTGCCCCGCCGGGGGCCCCGCGCGATACCGCGGGGTTGGCCATGCAGGTCAATGCCACGATCGAACGCATCCGCGCCGATGGGACGTGGGACCGCCTGTACCGGCAATGGATGCAGCAGTACCTCGGGTCCCCCGGGGCCCTGC
- a CDS encoding ABC transporter ATP-binding protein, which produces MIEVRELTKMYRGTAAVNDLTFSVKPGVVTGFLGPNGAGKSTTMRMITGLDRPTSGSATVDGKPYAAYKRPLEKVGTLLDAKWVHPNRSAAAHLKWLAAANGFPKKRVDEVLGLVGLSDVAGRKAGKFSLGMGQRLGLAAALLGDPEVLILDEPVNGLDPEGIRWVRGFVRHLASEGRTVLISSHLLSEMAQTADHLVVIGKGKLIADTSTKEFIKSASTTKTVVRCDHMDELQAGLLEEDVPFERAKDDEDREILVIDSQDTDWVGGLAFSCGVRLRELTQQRASLEDAFMSMTGDSVEYHATASPSLPAQPNPEEVSQ; this is translated from the coding sequence ATGATCGAAGTCCGCGAGCTCACAAAGATGTACCGGGGAACCGCTGCGGTCAACGACCTGACCTTCTCGGTCAAACCTGGGGTAGTGACGGGGTTCCTCGGCCCGAACGGTGCGGGGAAGTCCACGACGATGCGGATGATTACTGGCCTGGACCGGCCAACATCCGGCAGCGCGACCGTCGACGGCAAACCGTACGCCGCGTACAAGCGGCCCCTGGAGAAGGTCGGTACGCTGCTGGACGCGAAGTGGGTTCACCCCAATCGCAGCGCCGCAGCCCACCTGAAGTGGTTGGCCGCCGCGAACGGTTTTCCGAAAAAGCGGGTGGATGAGGTGCTGGGGCTCGTGGGCCTGTCGGACGTCGCGGGGCGCAAGGCCGGCAAGTTCTCCCTCGGCATGGGCCAGCGGCTAGGGCTGGCGGCAGCGCTGCTGGGCGATCCGGAGGTGCTCATCCTGGACGAGCCGGTCAACGGCCTGGACCCGGAGGGCATCCGGTGGGTGCGGGGGTTCGTGCGACACTTGGCCAGCGAGGGCCGTACCGTCCTCATCAGCTCCCACTTGCTGTCAGAGATGGCCCAGACTGCCGATCACCTCGTCGTGATCGGCAAGGGGAAGTTGATCGCCGATACGTCGACGAAGGAATTCATCAAGTCGGCCTCCACCACCAAGACGGTGGTGCGCTGCGATCACATGGACGAGCTGCAGGCCGGTTTGTTAGAGGAGGATGTCCCCTTCGAGCGTGCCAAGGACGACGAGGACCGGGAGATTCTGGTTATCGACTCTCAAGACACGGACTGGGTCGGCGGCTTGGCCTTCAGCTGCGGTGTGCGGCTGCGTGAGCTGACCCAGCAGCGCGCCAGCCTGGAGGATGCCTTCATGTCCATGACGGGCGATTCGGTGGAGTACCACGCCACAGCGAGCCCGTCTTTGCCCGCCCAGCCCAACCCGGAGGAAGTTAGCCAGTGA
- a CDS encoding ABC transporter permease subunit, whose protein sequence is MINLIRSEWIKLTSTKALWWTTFLALVIPIALTVMSGVFTGQYVANPPSDQEPSTTAQILEGLSVDGALSQFLFFGLMIIMIQAVMTVTTEYGSGTAKTTLLATPSRWPVAVAKLLTYGTIAAVISFVTAVLSVVGMHWAAGLKIEDAALLDRVSLGADSAWTMIGRLVLYTVLSVVISLGVGYLTRNTAGGIALLLLWKLVLEGILLGTLPWVRDHIAPFGPFSNMDNAAQMKDVTDAPWGQTGSILYFAAWCAVIFVLGVIALKRRDA, encoded by the coding sequence GTGATCAACCTCATCCGTTCCGAGTGGATTAAGCTCACGTCCACCAAAGCCCTGTGGTGGACCACATTCCTGGCTCTCGTCATCCCGATTGCGCTGACGGTGATGAGCGGCGTGTTCACCGGCCAGTACGTCGCCAATCCGCCGTCGGACCAGGAACCGTCTACAACGGCCCAGATCCTCGAGGGCCTGTCCGTGGACGGTGCTCTGTCCCAGTTCCTCTTCTTCGGCCTCATGATCATCATGATCCAGGCGGTGATGACGGTCACCACCGAGTATGGTTCCGGCACGGCAAAGACCACCCTGCTGGCCACACCGTCGCGCTGGCCGGTGGCGGTGGCCAAGCTGCTCACCTATGGCACGATCGCCGCGGTGATCTCCTTTGTCACCGCTGTGTTGAGTGTCGTGGGGATGCACTGGGCTGCGGGCCTGAAAATCGAGGATGCGGCTCTGCTGGATCGCGTGTCGCTCGGCGCCGATAGCGCTTGGACGATGATTGGTCGTCTGGTGCTTTACACGGTGCTCAGCGTGGTTATTTCTCTGGGCGTGGGGTATCTGACCCGCAATACGGCCGGCGGCATCGCGTTGCTGCTGCTGTGGAAGCTGGTTTTGGAGGGAATCCTGCTTGGCACGCTGCCCTGGGTGCGGGACCACATCGCCCCGTTCGGTCCGTTCAGCAATATGGACAACGCCGCGCAGATGAAGGATGTGACCGATGCTCCTTGGGGTCAAACGGGATCCATTCTGTACTTTGCGGCGTGGTGTGCGGTGATCTTCGTCCTCGGCGTCATTGCGCTGAAGCGTCGGGACGCCTAG
- a CDS encoding MarR family winged helix-turn-helix transcriptional regulator: protein MTPHRTGITTPPIRGRRAAEVLPEVDVAEIAASVYDFLSATRRLMERPNQKLSVSQSEIEVLQFIAHHPGCGVSDIARLRFLRASNVSATVRRLINAGLVTRQANDLDRRAQDLFLSDDGIEVMNQVTDEWAMLIAGATRRMDARDIAKLRRGVPALRNLSMAAESLVDDMQRRQDYSLD from the coding sequence ATGACGCCCCATCGGACCGGTATAACCACCCCGCCCATCCGCGGACGGCGAGCCGCAGAAGTTCTCCCCGAAGTCGACGTGGCGGAGATCGCAGCCTCCGTGTACGACTTCCTCTCCGCCACCCGGCGCCTCATGGAGCGACCCAACCAGAAGCTCTCCGTCTCCCAGTCCGAAATCGAAGTGCTGCAGTTCATCGCACACCACCCGGGATGCGGGGTATCCGACATCGCGCGCCTACGGTTTCTGCGCGCCTCCAACGTGTCCGCCACGGTGCGCCGATTGATCAACGCAGGCCTGGTCACCCGGCAGGCCAACGATCTGGACCGGCGGGCCCAGGACCTCTTCCTCTCCGATGACGGCATCGAGGTCATGAACCAGGTCACCGACGAATGGGCCATGCTTATCGCCGGGGCCACACGCCGAATGGATGCCCGGGACATCGCGAAGCTCCGCCGCGGCGTGCCCGCGCTGCGCAACCTGTCCATGGCGGCGGAAAGCCTGGTGGATGACATGCAGCGCAGGCAGGACTACTCGCTAGACTAG
- the cls gene encoding cardiolipin synthase — translation MVWDSWTHFVLDLSPEIQWWQIALLVADYALKIVALGWVPQDRKPSSAMAWLLAIFLIPFVGILLFFLMGSPFINRRRHMIQQRANDMLRQLGEHEPDVPIGARITPELRALVRLNRHLTALPSTGGTLQALHSEYEASIVAMAAAVDRARSYVNVEIYIVAWDQTTDVFFQALGRAVDRGVKVRLLYDHIGSLKYPGSAKLGNRLDALGIEWMVMLPLKPWRWRFRRPDLRNHRKLVVIDGETAFVGSQNMIDSSYLVRKNRKNKRHWVDIMAELSGPVVTEINSVFAVDWYTESGQSLDLVEPSVRTAQLDDDNRDTGEDLMQIVPSGPGFRTEPNLRLFTSMAHHAQQRLRIVSPYFIPDESLMAAVTTAAYRGVDVELYVSEKSDQSLVNRAQCSYYWELLKAGVRIFQYPYPAVLHTKLAIADDQVAVMGSANMDMRSFSLNYELTLMTCAGRTLDALNGVVTTYRRASHELTEDEWRGRPWYERYLDNVARLTSALQ, via the coding sequence ATGGTTTGGGATAGCTGGACACATTTTGTCCTGGACCTCTCCCCGGAGATCCAGTGGTGGCAGATCGCACTATTGGTTGCGGACTATGCCCTGAAGATCGTGGCTCTGGGGTGGGTGCCGCAGGACCGAAAACCGTCCTCGGCGATGGCGTGGCTGTTGGCCATCTTCCTCATCCCCTTCGTGGGAATTCTGCTGTTCTTCCTCATGGGATCCCCCTTCATCAACCGGCGCCGCCACATGATCCAGCAGCGGGCCAACGACATGCTCCGCCAACTGGGGGAGCACGAACCGGACGTGCCCATAGGGGCGCGAATCACCCCGGAGCTACGGGCCCTCGTCCGACTTAACCGCCACCTCACCGCGCTGCCCTCCACCGGGGGAACCCTGCAGGCGCTACACAGCGAGTACGAAGCCAGTATCGTAGCGATGGCCGCGGCCGTGGACCGGGCCCGCAGCTACGTGAACGTGGAAATCTACATCGTCGCCTGGGATCAGACGACGGACGTCTTCTTCCAGGCGCTGGGCCGGGCCGTAGATCGCGGGGTCAAGGTGCGCCTGCTCTACGACCACATCGGCTCGCTGAAGTACCCCGGCTCCGCCAAGCTCGGCAATCGGTTAGATGCCCTCGGCATCGAGTGGATGGTCATGCTGCCACTCAAGCCCTGGCGCTGGCGCTTCCGCCGCCCGGACCTACGAAACCACCGCAAACTGGTGGTCATCGACGGCGAAACCGCCTTTGTCGGTTCACAGAACATGATCGATTCGAGCTACCTTGTACGCAAAAACCGCAAGAACAAGCGGCACTGGGTGGACATCATGGCCGAGCTCTCCGGCCCGGTTGTCACGGAGATCAACTCCGTCTTCGCCGTGGATTGGTATACCGAATCCGGGCAATCCCTCGACCTCGTAGAACCCTCCGTCCGCACGGCCCAACTGGATGACGATAACCGGGACACCGGGGAGGACCTCATGCAGATCGTGCCCTCCGGCCCGGGTTTCCGCACCGAGCCCAACCTGCGATTGTTCACCTCCATGGCCCACCACGCCCAGCAGCGCCTGCGCATCGTCAGCCCTTACTTCATCCCGGACGAATCCCTCATGGCCGCGGTGACCACTGCCGCGTATCGCGGTGTGGACGTGGAGCTTTACGTTTCCGAGAAGTCGGACCAATCACTCGTGAACCGGGCGCAGTGCTCCTACTACTGGGAACTGCTCAAAGCGGGCGTACGCATCTTCCAGTACCCCTACCCCGCTGTGCTCCACACCAAGCTGGCGATCGCCGACGACCAGGTGGCCGTGATGGGCAGCGCGAACATGGACATGCGCTCCTTCAGCCTCAACTACGAGCTCACTTTAATGACCTGCGCAGGAAGAACCCTCGACGCGCTAAATGGTGTCGTCACCACATACCGCCGAGCGAGCCACGAACTCACCGAGGACGAATGGCGAGGGCGCCCCTGGTATGAACGCTATTTGGACAACGTGGCCCGGCTCACCAGCGCCTTACAGTAG
- a CDS encoding exodeoxyribonuclease III, which yields MRIATWNINSVRTRTERVRDFLERSDVDVLCLQETKCTDEQFPDFSSTGYEQAHHGLHAFNGVALLSRVGLKDVRTDFGQPGFAKDLTATQEQEARAIGAICGGVEVWSLYVPNGREICDPHYTYKLAWLEALATYAADEAPSKLCLTGDFNIAPRDEDVWDREVFNGRTHVTPRERQALADLEAAGMTQATALVENEYTYWDYQAMRFSKNEGMRIDLQFARGIAPESARVDRDERKGKGASDHAPVVVTYGLG from the coding sequence ATGCGGATCGCCACCTGGAACATCAACTCCGTGCGCACCCGAACCGAGCGCGTGCGGGACTTTCTGGAACGTTCGGATGTGGACGTGTTGTGCCTCCAGGAGACGAAGTGCACGGACGAGCAGTTCCCGGACTTCTCCAGCACCGGCTACGAACAAGCCCATCACGGCCTTCATGCCTTCAACGGGGTGGCCCTGCTCTCCCGGGTGGGACTGAAGGACGTGCGGACGGACTTCGGGCAGCCGGGCTTTGCCAAGGACCTCACCGCCACCCAGGAGCAGGAAGCGCGGGCCATCGGCGCCATCTGCGGCGGCGTGGAGGTGTGGAGCCTCTACGTCCCCAATGGCCGGGAGATCTGCGACCCCCACTACACCTACAAACTGGCCTGGTTGGAGGCTCTGGCCACCTATGCCGCGGATGAGGCCCCATCCAAGCTGTGCCTAACCGGGGATTTCAACATCGCTCCGCGGGACGAGGACGTTTGGGACCGGGAGGTGTTCAACGGGCGCACCCACGTGACCCCTCGGGAGCGCCAGGCCTTGGCGGACCTGGAGGCGGCTGGCATGACGCAGGCCACCGCGCTCGTGGAGAATGAGTACACCTATTGGGATTACCAAGCCATGCGCTTCAGCAAGAATGAGGGGATGCGCATCGATTTGCAGTTCGCCCGGGGCATCGCCCCCGAGTCGGCCCGGGTGGACCGGGATGAACGCAAAGGCAAAGGCGCCTCAGACCACGCACCTGTAGTAGTGACCTATGGTTTGGGATAG
- a CDS encoding GNAT family N-acetyltransferase, with protein MTTERRDTDISASRAGAREVGLGFPVSRRTDPVSIVPGARVIVRRLLPAEEREGSSGPTVTDVIGELLSIDPLRVRPQARAKAVGNTGVITPAHPSTYNGEDDAGITIPHEDVVVLKTLSARPVRNRDIRAVEEATAAAFPGLHNQWFGGWLARAGDGITERSNSAVPLAPEASTQPVPLAAIQRFYAEHHLPTRLLIPDRIGRPAQGVASADVGPEIVVMTRDLTDLPPLPEGMDARLGPGGTPSSHGLQVQIDPAPEEQWLSMYHFRGQPLPRHALRLLSQRIEGHLGFGRVLLDGQLAAITRGTVTHGGGRQWLGYSAVEVAPSYRRQGLGTLLGIAMLHWGRREGASGAYLQVVQSNTPGRALYQRLGFSEHHRHRCITVASTDNHRE; from the coding sequence ATGACGACTGAACGGCGCGACACGGACATCTCCGCTTCTCGGGCGGGTGCGCGGGAGGTGGGGCTGGGCTTTCCCGTCTCCCGGCGCACGGATCCCGTGAGTATCGTGCCCGGCGCGCGGGTCATTGTGCGGCGGCTGCTACCGGCTGAGGAGCGCGAGGGGTCCTCCGGGCCCACGGTCACGGATGTGATCGGCGAGTTGCTGAGCATCGACCCGCTTCGGGTGCGCCCGCAGGCGCGGGCCAAGGCTGTTGGGAACACCGGGGTTATAACGCCAGCACACCCGTCAACGTACAACGGGGAAGATGACGCGGGCATCACCATCCCCCATGAGGACGTCGTCGTGCTCAAGACGCTCAGCGCCCGCCCGGTCCGCAATCGCGATATCCGCGCGGTGGAGGAAGCCACAGCAGCGGCCTTCCCGGGCCTGCACAACCAGTGGTTCGGCGGCTGGCTCGCCCGCGCCGGCGATGGCATTACGGAGCGGAGCAACTCTGCCGTCCCCCTGGCCCCGGAAGCCAGCACCCAGCCCGTTCCTCTGGCGGCGATCCAGCGCTTCTACGCCGAGCACCACCTGCCGACCCGCCTGCTGATCCCCGATCGGATTGGCCGCCCGGCCCAGGGCGTCGCCTCAGCCGACGTGGGTCCGGAGATCGTCGTCATGACGCGCGACCTCACCGACCTCCCGCCGCTGCCGGAGGGGATGGATGCCCGCCTGGGACCGGGGGGCACCCCTTCCTCGCATGGCCTGCAGGTCCAGATCGACCCCGCCCCGGAGGAGCAGTGGCTGTCCATGTACCACTTCCGGGGCCAGCCCCTGCCCCGGCATGCGCTCCGGCTGCTGTCCCAGCGCATCGAGGGCCACCTGGGCTTCGGGCGCGTGCTCCTCGATGGCCAGTTGGCTGCCATCACTCGAGGGACCGTCACCCATGGCGGTGGGCGGCAATGGTTGGGGTATTCGGCGGTGGAGGTCGCTCCCTCTTATCGACGCCAGGGCCTGGGCACCCTCCTGGGCATCGCCATGTTGCACTGGGGCCGCCGAGAAGGTGCTTCGGGCGCGTATCTACAAGTGGTGCAGAGCAATACGCCCGGCCGCGCGCTGTACCAGCGACTGGGTTTCTCCGAGCACCACCGCCACCGCTGCATCACCGTGGCCAGCACGGACAACCACCGGGAGTAA
- a CDS encoding peptide deformylase, translated as MSSPSILPIVIAGDPVLHNPTRPVELGGLAPSAEIQALIADMYATMDAAHGVGLAANQVGRTERLFVYNCPDIDGPHKGTMRRGCVINPELETSEIPETMPDEEDDEEGCLSVPGYSFPTGRAQWARVTGFDEQGQPVDVEGTGFFARCLQHEVGHLDGFLYTDKTIGRWRRAAKKAIRAEGWVTPGHTWTPGVDKDPFGHDD; from the coding sequence ATGTCCTCCCCCAGCATCCTCCCCATCGTGATCGCCGGTGATCCCGTCCTGCACAACCCCACCCGCCCGGTAGAGCTGGGCGGGCTCGCTCCCAGCGCGGAAATCCAGGCGCTCATCGCGGACATGTACGCGACGATGGACGCGGCCCACGGGGTGGGCCTTGCCGCCAACCAGGTGGGCCGGACGGAGCGGCTGTTCGTCTACAACTGCCCGGATATCGACGGCCCCCACAAGGGCACCATGCGCCGGGGGTGCGTGATCAATCCAGAGCTGGAGACCTCCGAAATTCCAGAGACCATGCCGGACGAGGAGGACGACGAGGAGGGATGCCTGTCCGTGCCGGGCTACTCCTTCCCCACCGGGCGGGCGCAGTGGGCACGGGTCACGGGCTTCGACGAGCAGGGCCAGCCAGTCGACGTCGAGGGGACGGGCTTTTTCGCCCGGTGCCTGCAGCACGAGGTGGGCCACCTGGATGGATTCCTCTACACGGACAAGACGATCGGCCGTTGGCGGCGGGCGGCAAAGAAGGCGATCAGGGCCGAGGGGTGGGTGACCCCGGGGCACACCTGGACCCCGGGAGTGGATAAGGACCCCTTCGGCCATGACGACTGA
- a CDS encoding DUF3263 domain-containing protein — MAMLSAEDKRMLAFERQWWLQRGAKNERIREEFHMEPVRYFQILNALIERPEALEHDPVLVRTLLRRREGER; from the coding sequence ATGGCCATGCTCAGTGCTGAGGACAAGCGGATGCTGGCCTTCGAACGCCAGTGGTGGCTGCAACGCGGGGCCAAGAACGAACGCATCCGCGAGGAGTTTCACATGGAGCCGGTGCGCTACTTCCAGATCCTCAACGCGCTCATCGAGCGCCCGGAAGCCTTGGAACACGACCCGGTGCTGGTGCGCACGTTGCTGCGTCGCCGCGAAGGGGAACGGTAG
- a CDS encoding LytR C-terminal domain-containing protein translates to MTEPHRPRHALDEDPAFAVPAEAPETTEPSPGLPLRGLAMVLLAVGALLAAWGAFSFFGGSDGDQSTNAAQSAATSSARISTVPSAPPASSSAAAQPRGSQQPPAPSSEPPRDGGAAAGSGTGNQGAQVDRARTYVTVLNNSPVQGLAGDTAGKLRGRQWANTGVGNLPDTQYRFPRSVVLYPAGDANARAAAESVASDLGLPAEQRTPEIDRSLGGARMQQGPNPGAVVVVTTNDLGR, encoded by the coding sequence GTGACTGAACCGCACCGCCCGCGCCACGCGCTCGACGAAGATCCCGCTTTCGCCGTCCCGGCCGAAGCCCCAGAAACCACCGAACCCTCCCCGGGGCTGCCCCTGCGCGGTCTGGCCATGGTCCTGCTGGCCGTTGGGGCCCTGCTCGCCGCATGGGGGGCATTCAGCTTCTTCGGGGGATCTGACGGGGACCAGTCCACCAACGCCGCGCAGAGCGCCGCCACGTCCAGCGCGCGCATCTCCACCGTCCCCTCCGCGCCCCCGGCGTCTAGCAGCGCCGCCGCCCAGCCCAGGGGTTCCCAGCAGCCCCCCGCACCCAGCAGTGAGCCCCCGCGCGATGGCGGGGCCGCCGCCGGAAGCGGCACCGGCAACCAAGGGGCTCAGGTGGACCGCGCCCGCACCTACGTCACCGTGCTGAACAACAGCCCGGTGCAGGGCCTGGCCGGGGATACGGCGGGTAAGCTGCGCGGCCGCCAATGGGCCAACACCGGGGTGGGGAACCTCCCGGATACGCAGTATCGATTCCCGCGCTCCGTTGTTCTCTATCCCGCTGGGGACGCCAATGCCCGCGCCGCGGCCGAAAGCGTCGCATCCGATTTGGGCCTGCCCGCCGAGCAGCGCACCCCAGAGATCGATCGTTCCCTGGGCGGCGCCCGCATGCAGCAGGGCCCCAACCCCGGGGCGGTGGTCGTGGTGACCACCAACGATCTGGGTCGATAG
- a CDS encoding glutamate--cysteine ligase: MDFPPSRPTVGIEWEVCLVDRKSRELVPRAGDLLDLMDERHPGHRVTREFMANTVELVTGIHDDVPAAVADLREQLGQLYECADIMGVDLFSAGTHPFADWGDQQMSDKASYREIIERTQYWGRQMIIFGIHMHVGVGSKEKVWPIINAVMTHYPHVLAASASSPAWEGLDTGYASNRTLLYQQLPTAGLPYQFTTWQQWEEFNRDQDRSGVISHTGSMHFDVRPSKYGTIEIRFADATMAVWEVAALSAYVHCLVLYFERAYDAGQPLPILQPWHVAENKWRAARYGLQALIITDRETTEKQVAGELRQWVDRLMPLARELHCAEELSGILRILETGGDYAQLRRAARAAGAALEPGVRTRGDAGAEEGFTQPHAWRAAVDLNVETLRASLAEGA, translated from the coding sequence ATGGATTTTCCGCCCTCCCGACCCACTGTGGGCATTGAATGGGAGGTCTGCCTCGTGGACCGCAAGTCCCGTGAGCTCGTCCCGCGCGCCGGGGATCTGCTGGACCTCATGGACGAGCGCCACCCCGGGCACCGCGTGACCCGCGAGTTCATGGCGAACACGGTGGAGCTGGTCACCGGCATCCACGATGACGTTCCCGCCGCCGTGGCGGACCTGCGCGAGCAGCTAGGCCAGCTCTACGAGTGCGCAGACATCATGGGCGTGGACCTGTTTAGCGCCGGAACCCACCCCTTCGCGGATTGGGGGGACCAGCAGATGAGCGACAAGGCCTCCTACCGGGAGATCATCGAGCGCACCCAGTATTGGGGGCGCCAGATGATCATCTTCGGGATCCACATGCACGTGGGGGTGGGTAGCAAGGAGAAGGTGTGGCCCATCATCAACGCGGTTATGACCCACTACCCCCACGTGCTGGCCGCCTCCGCCTCCTCCCCCGCCTGGGAGGGGTTGGATACCGGCTATGCCTCCAACCGGACCCTGCTGTACCAGCAGCTCCCCACGGCCGGCCTGCCCTACCAGTTCACCACCTGGCAGCAGTGGGAGGAGTTCAACCGGGACCAAGACCGCTCCGGGGTGATCAGCCACACCGGGTCCATGCATTTCGACGTGCGGCCCTCCAAGTACGGCACGATCGAGATCCGCTTCGCGGACGCCACGATGGCGGTGTGGGAGGTCGCCGCCCTGAGTGCCTATGTGCACTGCCTGGTTTTGTATTTTGAGCGCGCCTACGATGCCGGCCAGCCGCTGCCGATCCTGCAGCCCTGGCACGTCGCGGAGAACAAGTGGCGGGCCGCCCGCTATGGGTTGCAGGCCCTCATCATCACGGACCGGGAAACCACCGAAAAGCAGGTGGCCGGGGAGCTGCGGCAGTGGGTTGACCGGCTCATGCCCCTGGCCCGGGAGCTGCACTGCGCCGAGGAGCTCTCCGGCATTCTGCGGATCCTGGAAACCGGCGGGGACTATGCCCAGTTGCGCCGGGCGGCGCGGGCGGCCGGCGCAGCCCTAGAGCCGGGGGTACGCACCCGCGGCGATGCCGGGGCGGAGGAGGGCTTCACCCAACCGCACGCCTGGCGCGCGGCCGTGGACCTCAATGTGGAGACGCTGCGGGCCTCCCTCGCCGAAGGGGCATAG